One genomic segment of Anguilla anguilla isolate fAngAng1 chromosome 2, fAngAng1.pri, whole genome shotgun sequence includes these proteins:
- the LOC118219683 gene encoding ADP-ribosylation factor-like protein 5B yields the protein MGLLFAKLMTVFGDRQHKVIIVGLDNAGKTTILYQFLAKEAVHTSPTVGSNVEEISVRKTRFLVWDIGGQESLRASWNSYYCDTEIVILVVDSTDRERLTLTREELHRMLAHEDLQNAAVLVLANKQDVKDSMTAAEISQCLTLSSITGHPWHIQACCALTGEGLPASLDWMRSHVLAS from the exons ATGGGGTTGCTCTTCGCGAAGCTAATGACAGTTTTCGGTGACAGGC AGCACAAGGTCATCATTGTGGGCCTGGACAATGCGGGGAAGACCACCATCCTCTACCAATT CCTGGCGAAGGAGGCAGTGCACACGTCCCCCACCGTCGGCAGCAACGTGGAGGAGATCTCCGTGCGGAAGACCCGCTTTCTGGTGTGGGATATCGGCGGGCAGGAGAGTCTGAGGGCCAGCTGGAACTCCTATTACTGCGACACCGAG ATTGTGATTCTTGTGGTGGACAGCACCGACCGGGAGCGCCTCACGTTGACCAGAGAGGAGCTGCATCGCATGCTGGCTCACGAG GACCTGCAGAATGCGGCAGTCCTGGTCCTGGCTAACAAGCAGGATGTAAAGGACTCCATGACAGCGGCAGAGATTTCCCAGTGCCTGACGCTGAGCTCCATCACAGGCCACCCCTGGCACATCCAGGCGTGCTGCGCCCTCACCGGGGAGGG CCTCCCCGCCAGTCTCGACTGGATGAGGTCTCACGTGCTGGCCAGCTGA